A window of Trichoderma atroviride chromosome 3, complete sequence contains these coding sequences:
- a CDS encoding uncharacterized protein (BUSCO:EOG092D3O42), with translation MNTRQSYAPTPHSYVPNTSLSATINLDEEVKLTDTRAERDLQDSLGELFSIIVTLDELEKAFLKDAIPEAEYTDICERSLRQYKALLADETIANEFKDLEEFKAKWDLDVPRATERLRVGMPSTTITASSAAPAAAPAAAAANNPSGVLILEATQEFITFLDAVKLGLLSKDQLHPLLSDVIQSVNRVTDKDFDNRGKIVQWLITLNQMKASDELSEQQARELDLDMQQAYQGFRRTLT, from the exons ATGAACACGCGTCAGAGCTACGCGCCCACTCCCCATAGCTACGTCCCCAATACGAGTCTGTCTGCCACCATCAACCTCGATGAA GAGGTGAAACTCACCGACACCCGCGCTGAGCGCGATCTCCAGGATTCTCTCGGTGAACTGTTTAGCATCATTGTCACGCTCgatgagctggagaaggcgtTTCTGAAGGATGCCATCCCGGAGGCTGAATACACAGACATCTGTGAGCGCTCACTGAGGCAGTACAAGGCGCTTCTGGCGGATGAGACAATTGCAAACGAATTCAAGGACCTCGAAGAATTCAAAGCAAAATGGGAT CTCGACGTCCCCCGCGCAACTGAACGCCTCCGAGTCGGCATGCcatccaccaccatcaccgcaTCCTCCGCCGCTCCCGCTGCAgctcccgccgccgccgccgcaaacAACCCCAGCGGCGTGCTCATCCTGGAAGCCACGCAGGAGTTCATCACCTTCCTCGACGCCGTCAAGCTCGGCCTGCTGTCCAAGGACCAGCTGCACCCTCTGCTCTCGGACGTGATCCAGTCGGTGAACCGCGTGACGGACAAGGACTTTGATAACCGGGGCAAGATTGTGCAGTGGCTCATCACGCTCAACCAGATGAAGGCGTCGGATGAGCTGAGCGAGCAGCAGGCGAGGGAGCTGGACTTGGATATGCAGCAGGCGTATCAGGGCTTTAGACGTACATTGACATGA
- a CDS encoding uncharacterized protein (EggNog:ENOG41) — translation MSIDLNWETLTSGPDGDALAESIRTFIHAKFQTVPLPRFIRSVNVHGFDFGTIPPELELKDITDPLPDFYEQELDDDEDDSQDSDEDEESIAERERLAAAAAMMEARKRENGLREALKSDVGSSSHDLGRAFLGTSTPGILGGPGRNYFQAHLATGTHTPLAAVAGAHLGGTSWMGSAAGSEAQTPYHSREASLSSIDNLLDPGMGALNLGAKSDVSSTLGQPSRPSTSHGQDSAIVDDDDDDEEVERGGKREAKVEDVQAVFRIRYAGDVRLNLTAEILLDYPMPSFVGIPLKLNITGLTFDGVGVLAHIRKRVHFCFLNPDDALTAVGPEGGKGEESVTGDGNGNDEGEKGKKQQQQGQGQQQQTGGRFGGLLQEIKVESEIGERESGRQSLKNVGKVERFVLEQVRRIFEEEFVYPSFWTFLV, via the coding sequence ATGTCGATTGATCTCAACTGGGAGACGCTCACAAGCGGCCCAGACGGCGATGCGCTGGCCGAGAGCATCAGGACCTTTATCCACGCCAAATTCCAGACGGTGCCGCTGCCGCGGTTCATCAGATCCGTCAACGTCCACGGCTTCGACTTTGGCACGATCCCgccagagctggagctcaAGGACATCACCGACCCGCTGCCGGACTTTTACGAGCAGGAGctggacgacgatgaggacgacaGCCAGGacagcgacgaggacgaggagagcaTCGCCGAGCGGGagcggctggcggcggcggcggcgatgatggaggcCCGCAAGCGCGAGAACGGCCTGCGGGAGGCGCTGAAGAGCGAcgtgggcagcagcagccacgaTCTGGGGAGGGCGTTTCTGGGCACGTCGACGCCGGGGATCCTGGGCGGGCCGGGGAGGAACTACTTCCAGGCGCATCTGGCGACGGGGACGCACACGCCGCTGGCTGCGGTCGCGGGCGCGCATCTGGGCGGCACGAGCTGGATGGGCTCGGCGGCCGGGTCGGAGGCGCAGACGCCGTATCATAGCAGGGAGGCGTCGCTGAGCTCGATTGACAACTTGCTGGACCCGGGGATGGGGGCGCTGAACTTGGGCGCAAAGTCGGATGTGTCGAGCACGCTGGGACAgccgtcgaggccgtcgacgaGCCATGGGCAGGACTCTGCGATtgttgacgacgacgacgacgatgaggaagtGGAAAGGGGCGGCAAGAGGGAGGCAAAGGTGGAGGACGTGCAGGCGGTGTTTCGGATCCGGTACGCGGGCGACGTGAGGCTGAACCTGACGGCGGAGATATTGCTGGACTATCCGATGCCGAGCTTTGTGGGGATTCCGCTCAAGTTGAATATCACGGGGCTGACATTTGATGGGGTGGGCGTGCTGGCGCATATTCGCAAGAGGGTGCATTTCTGCTTTTTGAATCCGGATGATGCGTTGACCGCGGTGGGACCGGAGGGGGGGAAAGGAGAGGAATCTGTAACGggagatggcaatggcaatgatgaaggagaaaaggggaagaagcagcaacagcaaggacaaggacagcagcagcagactggAGGGAGGTTCGGGGGACTGCTGCAGGAGATCAAGGTGGAGAGCGAGATTGGCGAGCGGGAGAGCGGGAggcagagcttgaagaaTGTGGGAAAGGTGGAGAGATTTGTGCTGGAGCAGGTGAGGAGGATATTCGAGGAGGAGTTTGTGTATCCGAGTTTCTGGACATTTTTGGTGTGA